CTTCCTGATTACCGGCAACTCGAAGCTGGCCAATCTGGTGATTAAGGTGGTGGAAGAAAGCCTGCAGGAGCTGCCCGGCCGGGAGCGTCTTATCACCATCTACACCGAGAATATCGTGGTGGAGATTGTGCGCTACATCCTCAAGAACAAGATGTTCGTGGAGCAGCTGGCTACCAATAGCACCTATTTCAAGGACCCACGCCTCATCGACCTGTTCAACTACATTAAGGAGAACATCGGTGGCGACCTGTCGAACAAGGTTCTGTCGAGCGTGGCCAACGTGTCGGAAGACTACGTGGGGCAGTACTTCAAGATGCTGACCGGCATCAATCCCCAGGACTACATCGAGTACCAGCGCATGGAACGTGCCGTATTCCTGCTCCGCACCACCAAGAAAAGCATCCGCGACATTGGTAAGGAAGTGGGCTACAAGGACACGGCCTACTTCTGCCGCCGCTTCAAGATGATGTTCGGTATTCCGGCCGGCAAGATGCGCCGCCGCGAATCGGCCATGAACATTTAACCACGGATTCGACGGATTAGTCGGATTTTGTGGACGATTGTCCCAAATACAAAAAGGCCACCCGCAGGGGTGGCCTTTTTGTTGGACTGTACTTTTCTTTCGAGCGGTAGGAGCGGCAATAGCGTCGGCGGCCGCGCCGTCTACAAAATCCGACTAATCCGTCGAATCCGTGGTTCAGACAATATCCAGCACGGCGTTAAACGTGCGGACGACCTTCGACATTTCAGCCAGGAACTCCGGAGATTTCTCGATTTGGTTGCCGATGACAATAACGTCGGCACCGGCGGCCAGAGCAGTATGAGCCTTTTCAGCGGTATTAATGCCGCCGCCCACAATCAGGGGCGTGTCGGTGGCCTGGCGTACAGCCCGAATCATAGCCGAGGAAACCGGATACATAGCGCCGCTGCCACCATCGAGGTACATCAGGCGCAGTCCTAGTTGTTCGCCAGCCATAGCTGTACAGGCCGCAATGGTGGGCTTGTCGTAGGGTAGGGGCGTAGTACCGCTCATGTAGCTGGCCGTAGTCTGGCGGCCCGTATCCACGAGCATGTAGCCGGTGGGCAGAATCTGCAGGTTACTAGCCCGCAGCAGCGGAGCTGCTACCACGTGCTGCCCAATGAGAAAGTCGGGGTTGCGGCCCGAAATCAGGGACAGCAGCAGGATACCGTCGGCTTGGGTATCGAGGTGAAGGCTGTGGCTGGGAAACAGCAGCACGGGCACGGTGCTGCGGCTTTTTACTAAACGAATGAGCGACGCCTGGTGAGAATTCATCACCAGGCTGCCGCCCACAAAAAAGTAATCAACAGGGTGTACTTCACTCAACTCCAGCAGTTGCCGGCACCCAGCCTCGTCCAGATGGTCTGGGTCGAGCAGGACAGCCAGAGATTTCTGGCCCCGGGCGCGGCGCTTACTGAGGGTTTCATGCAGATTGGTGAGGCGCATCCGCTTCGTCGTGGTGATACGTAAAGTCGATATCCTTCGTCTCGGGCTCGACGGTAAACGAGCCGGGAGAAGTTGCAAGGTCGGGATTTTTGACCACAGGCAAATATTCACCAACTTTTTTCGCCACATACGCCATCAGAACGGCTGTCACCTGCGCCAGCAGCATCTTGCCGGTGTCCGACTGCATAAAGCTCTGGAAGGCGCCGGCCATCAGACTGGCCGCTTCCGACGACTGCTCGGCTTTGGGCCGATAAGCTGCTGGATAAGGGCGGGCTGATGAGCGGGATACCGGCGGAAACGGGTCCATATCGGAGTCGGTATGGTACACGTCGGGGGCAATATGGGCCCGCTCGTGCTGCCGCGGCTCTTGGTAGCCCCGGTCGTTCTGGTGGGCATGCGCCGAGCCAAAGCCCAGATCATCTGCCACGGCCGTATCGACGTCGGAGTAATGACTGTCGCGGTGCTTCAGTCTTTTCTTAGATGAAGCAATCCGGTCATGCATGTCAAACTCTTCCAGACCTTCGTCGAAGGTCGAGTGCTTTTTGCTGCTGAAAGCCTTTTTGATCAGCCAGAGGCTCCCGAACAGGCCGGCGCCAATGAGGGCATATTTGCCTGCCGTTTGGGTTTTTTCTTTAATTTCATCAACGTCGCCCTGCAAAGCCCGCTCGTACTCAAGCTTTTGGCGCTCCAGAAACTCTCTTTCGTCGTCGAACAGGGGATTATTCAGCTCAGCCATGAGGTTGGTTATGCTTGGCGTTTGTCAGATTTGTAAATGGTGTTGTTCAGCAGCTTGTCGGCCAAGCCCTGAAACAACTTTTTGTCGACGCCCACCAAGAAGATGATGAGCAGCACCAGGTAAAACCCGGCTACCGCCCCGAATCCCCAGAAAGAGCTGTCGAAGGCCTCATTCAGGGCCAGGCCGGCAAAAATGCTCAGGAAAATCAGGAACATCAGGCCAATCAGGCCCATGGCTGCGCCATGCACCGTGCCGACAAAAGCCAGCTTGACTTTCTCCTGAACTTCAAGGCGGACTAAGTCGATACGCGTATCGAGGTAGCCTTTAAGATTGCCCACCAAGCTGTCGTTGCGGGGCGTTTTGGAAGCGTCGTCGTCGTAAGCCATACGGCGGGGAGAAGAATAGCGAGAAAAGATGTTAGACAGGTCGGAGACCGGAAAAGTGGGCGAGGAGCCTGCTTTTCGGTTTGCTGGTTCATACGCAAAACCACACTTCGTGTCTGAATTTTGCGTTACTTTTACTATATAACACCCCGTTTTGAGCCAAAATCATTATCAGGTACTAGGTGTTTCTGCTACGGCTTCGGTGCAGGAAATAAAGCTGGCTTACAAGCGGTTGGCTATTCAGTTTCACCCCGATAAGCACGGCGGTAGCACTCAGTTTGAGGAGCAGTTCAAAGCCGTTAGTGCGGCTTACCACGTGCTGGGCGACCCGGCCCGCCGCGCTTCCTACGACCACCAATTACGAGCCGCCGCACTGCGCGCCGATGAGGCCCGTCGGCAACAGCAATACCGGGCACAGGGCCAGCATGTGTATGGCGTGCCCATGCCGCCGGCCGAGCCGTTGCGCACCCGGCGTCCGGCTGGCTCTACCGAGCGCCACTACCAGACCATTTCGAAGCGCCGCACCAAGTTTACGCGCCGTGACTACCTGCTAACGGCGGGCCTGGCTGCGCTGCTGTTGCTGTTCATCGTGTCGGTGAAGGTGACCATGGACCACGTGACGGCCGTGAGCAATTACGAAAATGGGCTGCAGGCCTACGCCGGCAAAAAGTGGAGTACGGCGCACGGGTTCTTTTCGGAAGCCCTGCAGTTCAAGCCGCATTACAAGGAAGCCTTGCAGCGCCGGGCTGAAATCGAGCAGCTTATTTATGGCAATTACAAGGCTGCCCGTAGTGACTACCAAGTGGCGTTGGCAGAAGACAATGCTCCCCGCGACGCGGCCGTGCTGCTCTACCGGCTTGGGCAGTGCCAGGCTGCGCTAGCCCAGAAAGACTCGGCCCAGCGCAGCCTGACCCAGGCCCTGGCCCTGGACTCGACCCTGAGTGGAGCCTGGTTGGCTCGCGGGGAGCTGCGGCTGTTTGAGCTGCTGCAGTTCGACGGGGCCATCACCGATTTATCGGCCGGTCTGCGGCTGCGGAGTGCGGCCGGAAAAGCTCCCTCCCTGAAGTACCTCACGTACCGGGGCCTGGCACATTACAAGCTGCGCGACTTTGGGGCTGCCCGCGCCGATTACCGGGAAGTGCTGCTGCAAAATCCCAAAAATGGACAGGTTCATTTTCTGCTGGGTCGGCTGGCCCAACAGGAGGGCAACGCGCCAGCCGCCTGCGAGTTTTTTCGGCGGGCTATTCAATTAGGATACTTGTATGCCGGCGAGGCTTTACAGCAAAACTGCCCGTAGGGGAGCCGCCGCCCGCTGAGCCTATCCCACAGCCGGGCCACCAACATCCGTAACCGCGCGCCTTACTGTGCCCAGCCCGCATTTTGCAGAACCTGCACCAAACGCGGGTCGTCGGCAGAGAGTGGGGGCAACCAGATATCTACCCGCTCCCGCTGCCACCATTGTCCTTGCGGGTTACCGGGCTGAGCAAACATGTAGCGGTAACGCACGGCCCGGATGTAGCGCGGTGGCTGATTAGGAAAAGGATTACCGGCGAATAGGCTAACCGCGCCCGGGTCGTTATGGAGCAGCTTCCAGACCAGGTGGAGTGTCCAGGGATATTCCGCCGGTGAGGCCATGGCCGCAAACCACATCTGCCAGTCCAGGCGCAATTGGTAGGGGGCAACCTGGGGCGGACGCTGGTTGAGGGCCACGGGCAGGCCTTTGTAAGGATACGGCTTCCACACGGCATTTTCGCCGGCCACCTCGTCCAGCGTGCCTTCAAACACCACATTCAGCCGTTCCTGGCCTACCGAGCCGAATGCGCCGTAAGTGTTGACCAGGTTCAGCGGGTCAAAGGATGTATTCATGATTTGTCCGGGTGACACCAAGTTCAGGGCCGGCTGAATGCTAAGCAGGATCAATACTGCCGTTACCACCCGCACCGTGGTGCGGTGCGGCACCGATTCCTTGGCTCGGGCCGCGGCCGCCGCGGCACGTCCAACCAATTGCCGTGGCAGCAGCCGGGCCCAGAATCCATCATCAAAGCAGGCCAGCGCCGGCACAATAGTCAGCCAGTTCAGAAACGACAGGTTGCCACTGAGAATGATACTGAACTGCAACAGCACCATGATTATCCCCGCCGTGTGACGAGCTATTCGCGGACTGAAGGCAAAAAGGGGCACCACGAGCTCAGCCAGCCAGTTGAACCATACCCCAATCTGTAGCGCCGCACGCGGCAAGAAATGAAACCACCGGCTTAGGGGACCCGGAATAGGCTGGGTTTCGAAGTGGTAGTAGAGGGCAGTACTATTGCGCCATACCTCGTCGCCCCGCACCTTAATCAGGCCCGCGCCCAGCATAATGCGAAAGATAAGCCAGCGGAATAGAACGATGATAGGAAGGGGAGGTGCCGTGCGGGGAAAAGGCCGCAGCTCCAGCACAGGGCACAGGAAAATGGCCAGGAACCCCGTTTCCGTCAGTTGAATTTCCCACCCGTAGTCGTACCATTCCTGCCCAACGTTGACGAAGGACATGTACAGCACCCACAAGAGAGCCAGTAGCGGCATGTTGGCGAAGCCCGCCACCACAAGTAGGGAAAGCGCCAACCCAGCCCAGGCTGCTACTAGCAGGGCCGCATCCGAATGCCCAAGCCAGAACAGAGACGGCAACCGTAAAAAGCCCGCACCGTCCGAGCCCAGCGTATGGCTCACCTGCTCAAGGAAAAGGCCCACTGGTAGCAGGCCGTTGGAGCCAATCAGGGGAATAATCTGGTTGATGGCCACCAGAAAGGCTACGGCGTAGAGTGCGCCCAGCAGCCGCAGGATAACAAACCGGGTCAGCCAGTACGTGGGAGTCGGAGCAGTAGTAGCAGAAGTATTTTCCATGGTGGCAGCCCGAATGGAAATGAAAACTCGCTGATTTGCGACGTGTGGTCCGGGGGCTGACGCGGTAAGAATACTTGCCCTTCTGCCACCCGTACGGCCTATGAGTACTTCTGAAGCCGCTGGGGAGTTAGGTTGAGGTTCAGCAGAATTGCGGGTAGATTGGGTCTAAGTAGCTGATGGATAAGATATATTGCTTATAAATAGTCAGCGTCAAGCTAATTATGCCCACTTGCTGCACCAGTCCGAAAAACAAAAAAGCCCTTCCGCGGGAAGCAGAAGGGCTTTTTAGTGGTAATGGTTGGAATCGAACCAACGACACCAGCATTTTCAGTGCTGTGCTCTACCAACTGAGCTACATTACCAGCTCTTGGCCCCCGTGGGCCGTTATTGCCGTTGGGGAGCACAAAAGTAGTAAAGGAAAATGAACCTGCAAGTCTTCATGAAAAAAATCTTTCTGCCGAGAAATCCGTAATTTGTTATGCATAACGAGTATATTTCGGACCTAACCCCAAACCTACCCTTTCCCGTGCATTTCTCTATCCAAAACATCCTCTTCTTGCTCGTCGCGGCGGCAGGCTTCGGTCTGTTTGCGTGGCAGGTTCGCAAGATCCGGGCAAACATCCTCGTCGGGCGCGACCGGGATATGTCGGGCAACGTCAGCGAGCGGCTGAACAAAACCTTGCTGGTGGCCTTTGGTCAGCAAAAGATGTTCAAGCGCATCACTCCCGCCTTGTTACACCTGATTGTGTACGTGGGTTTCATCGTCATCAATATCGAGGTCATCGAGATTATGATTGATGGCCTCTTCGGCACCCACCGCGCCCTGAGTTTTCTCGGGCCGTTGTATAGCGCGCTAGTCGGGACAAATGAGATACTGGGAGCGTTGGTTATCGTGGCGGTAGCGGCCTTCTGGTGGCGCCGCAACGTGAAAGGAGTGCGCCGCTTTACCGGCCCCGAGCTACGCATGTGGCCCAAAATGGACGCCAACATCATTCTATACATCGAGGTGATTCTGATGGTGGCTCTGTTCCTGATGAATGCCTCCGACTTGAAGCTGCACCAGATGGAGGGCCAGGACCTACCGGGCGCTTTCCCGATTAGCTCCTTGCTGACGGGCTTGCTGCCCAACAACGTGGGTGCCCTGGAAATTCTGGAGCGCGTGAGCTGGTGGGCGCATATCGTGGGCATTCTGGCCTTTCTCAACTACCTGCCTAGCAGCAAGCACTTCCATATCATCCTGGCATTCCCGAACGTGTATTATTCGCGCTTGGTACCGCAGGGTCAGTTCTCGAACGTGGACAGCATCACCCACGAGGTGAAGGCCATGATGGACCCGAGCTACCAAGTACCGGCTCCGGCCACCAACCCCGACGGCTCGGCTATGGCGCCCACGCCTTTTGGGGCCAAGGATGTAAACGACCTGGCCTGGACCAACCTGCTGAATGCGTACTCCTGCACTGAGTGCGGCCGCTGCACCTCGGTATGCCCGGCCAACATTACTGGCAAGCTGCTCTCGCCGCGCAAGATCATCATGGATACCCGTGACCGGATGGAGGAGAAATATAATTCTCCCCTGATTTTCCAACCCAACCTCTACGGAACCGAAGCCAAGCATGCCGAGCAGGAAGTGCTCGACAAGGAAAACCACACGCTGCTGCGCGGCTACGTGACGCCCGAGGAGCTTTGGGCCTGCACCACCTGCAATGCCTGCGTGGAAGCCTGCCCCGTAAACATTAACCCGCTGGAAAGCATCGTGGAAATGCGCCGCTTCCTGGTGCTGGAAGAGTCGGCCGCGCCGAACTCACTGAACGTGATGTTCTCCAACATCGAGAACAACGGGGCGCCCTGGGCCTTCTCGCCTTCGGACCGCTTTAACTGGGCCGACGAGCTGTACGTGGCCGAAAAAGCATAAATGGCGTTGTCAGTTGCTGGTTGTCAGTTGTCAAAGAATGAACAACGGCGAGCAGGACTGACGGCACTACCTGACAACTAACAACTGACAACTGTCAACTACAATACAATGGCTGAGCAAACTGCCACCCGTCAAATCAATGTTCCGCTCATGTCCAACCTGGCTGCGGCCGGGGAAGAGCCCGAAATCCTGTTCTGGGTGGGCTGTGCCGGAGCTTTCGACGACCGGTACAAGCGCGTTACCCGGGCTTTCGTCCGGATCCTGGAGCACGTGGGCGTGAAGTACGCCGTGCTGGGCATGGAAGAAACCTGCACCGGCGACCCGGCCAAGCGTGCCGGCAACGAGTTCCTGTTTCAGATGCAGGCCATGCAGAACATTACCACGTTCGAAGGCTACGGCATCAAGAAAATCGTGACGGCCTGCCCGCACTGCTTCAACACGATTAAGAACGAGTACCCCGCCCTGGGCGGCAACTACGAAGTCATTCACCACAGCACCTTCCTGCAGCAGCTCATCAATGAGGGCCGGGTGGGCGTGGCTGGCGGCGGTGAGTTCAAGGGCCAGCGCATTACCTTCCACGACTCCTGCTATCTGGGCCGGGCCAACAACATTTACGAAGCCCCGCGCGACGTGCTGGCCGTATTAGATGCTGACCTGGTGGAAATGAAGCGCAGCAAAGCCAACGGTCTGTGCTGCGGGGCCGGCGGGGCCCAGATGTGGAAAGAGCCCGAGCCCGGCAAGAAAGACATCAACGTGGAGCGCACCGAGGAAGCCCTGGCCGCTTTAGATGGCAACGCCGCGGCTCTGCACAATCTGCTCGGCGTGGAAAGCGGCAATGCTGGGGCCACACCAGCCCCGCGCAACGCCCAGCAGGGCAGCATCATTGCCGTGTCGTGCCCGTTCTGCATGACCATGATGAGCGACGGGGTTAAGAACAAGGAGCGCGAAAACAATGTGCAGGTGTTCGATTTGGCCGAGCTTATTGCCACCGCTGAAGGTCTGAATGCCTAAGCGGGCTAAGTAGCTGGCGTCAAGAAAGCTATTGACTAGTAGAAGCCCGAATAAAACTGCCCCGGCGGAACTTCCGACCGGGGCAGTTTACGTTTATAGTAGCAGGTTGCCGTACTATTGCTGCACTTTGGTTGTTGCACTGTTGTAGCCGCGTGGCTACGGGTTTTGCCTTTGTTTCGTACCCTATGTTTGTACCTTTCTCTGAGCTTCCGGCTTCGGCCCGGATTTGGATTTACCAGGCCAGTCGGCCCTTTACCACTGCCGAAATAGCGCAGGTAGAGCCCGCGCTGCAGCGTTTCGCGGCCGAGTGGACCAGCCACGGCCGCAATCTGGAGGCCTCGGCGGCTATTCTACACCACCAGTTTCTGGTTATCGGGC
Above is a genomic segment from Hymenobacter cellulosivorans containing:
- a CDS encoding J domain-containing protein — translated: MSQNHYQVLGVSATASVQEIKLAYKRLAIQFHPDKHGGSTQFEEQFKAVSAAYHVLGDPARRASYDHQLRAAALRADEARRQQQYRAQGQHVYGVPMPPAEPLRTRRPAGSTERHYQTISKRRTKFTRRDYLLTAGLAALLLLFIVSVKVTMDHVTAVSNYENGLQAYAGKKWSTAHGFFSEALQFKPHYKEALQRRAEIEQLIYGNYKAARSDYQVALAEDNAPRDAAVLLYRLGQCQAALAQKDSAQRSLTQALALDSTLSGAWLARGELRLFELLQFDGAITDLSAGLRLRSAAGKAPSLKYLTYRGLAHYKLRDFGAARADYREVLLQNPKNGQVHFLLGRLAQQEGNAPAACEFFRRAIQLGYLYAGEALQQNCP
- a CDS encoding geranylgeranylglyceryl/heptaprenylglyceryl phosphate synthase; the protein is MRLTNLHETLSKRRARGQKSLAVLLDPDHLDEAGCRQLLELSEVHPVDYFFVGGSLVMNSHQASLIRLVKSRSTVPVLLFPSHSLHLDTQADGILLLSLISGRNPDFLIGQHVVAAPLLRASNLQILPTGYMLVDTGRQTTASYMSGTTPLPYDKPTIAACTAMAGEQLGLRLMYLDGGSGAMYPVSSAMIRAVRQATDTPLIVGGGINTAEKAHTALAAGADVIVIGNQIEKSPEFLAEMSKVVRTFNAVLDIV
- a CDS encoding (Fe-S)-binding protein, encoding MHFSIQNILFLLVAAAGFGLFAWQVRKIRANILVGRDRDMSGNVSERLNKTLLVAFGQQKMFKRITPALLHLIVYVGFIVINIEVIEIMIDGLFGTHRALSFLGPLYSALVGTNEILGALVIVAVAAFWWRRNVKGVRRFTGPELRMWPKMDANIILYIEVILMVALFLMNASDLKLHQMEGQDLPGAFPISSLLTGLLPNNVGALEILERVSWWAHIVGILAFLNYLPSSKHFHIILAFPNVYYSRLVPQGQFSNVDSITHEVKAMMDPSYQVPAPATNPDGSAMAPTPFGAKDVNDLAWTNLLNAYSCTECGRCTSVCPANITGKLLSPRKIIMDTRDRMEEKYNSPLIFQPNLYGTEAKHAEQEVLDKENHTLLRGYVTPEELWACTTCNACVEACPVNINPLESIVEMRRFLVLEESAAPNSLNVMFSNIENNGAPWAFSPSDRFNWADELYVAEKA
- a CDS encoding (Fe-S)-binding protein — its product is MSNLAAAGEEPEILFWVGCAGAFDDRYKRVTRAFVRILEHVGVKYAVLGMEETCTGDPAKRAGNEFLFQMQAMQNITTFEGYGIKKIVTACPHCFNTIKNEYPALGGNYEVIHHSTFLQQLINEGRVGVAGGGEFKGQRITFHDSCYLGRANNIYEAPRDVLAVLDADLVEMKRSKANGLCCGAGGAQMWKEPEPGKKDINVERTEEALAALDGNAAALHNLLGVESGNAGATPAPRNAQQGSIIAVSCPFCMTMMSDGVKNKERENNVQVFDLAELIATAEGLNA
- a CDS encoding lipase maturation factor family protein, giving the protein MENTSATTAPTPTYWLTRFVILRLLGALYAVAFLVAINQIIPLIGSNGLLPVGLFLEQVSHTLGSDGAGFLRLPSLFWLGHSDAALLVAAWAGLALSLLVVAGFANMPLLALLWVLYMSFVNVGQEWYDYGWEIQLTETGFLAIFLCPVLELRPFPRTAPPLPIIVLFRWLIFRIMLGAGLIKVRGDEVWRNSTALYYHFETQPIPGPLSRWFHFLPRAALQIGVWFNWLAELVVPLFAFSPRIARHTAGIIMVLLQFSIILSGNLSFLNWLTIVPALACFDDGFWARLLPRQLVGRAAAAAARAKESVPHRTTVRVVTAVLILLSIQPALNLVSPGQIMNTSFDPLNLVNTYGAFGSVGQERLNVVFEGTLDEVAGENAVWKPYPYKGLPVALNQRPPQVAPYQLRLDWQMWFAAMASPAEYPWTLHLVWKLLHNDPGAVSLFAGNPFPNQPPRYIRAVRYRYMFAQPGNPQGQWWQRERVDIWLPPLSADDPRLVQVLQNAGWAQ
- a CDS encoding helix-turn-helix domain-containing protein, whose amino-acid sequence is MEDYNKVIESLGVRYIKAKNLVLQQPFTVRNYYDVGNNLILLHKGKIAFGDEEQVVEEGEMLFIPGGRATKVSYGEAAGKSITNDDLISNKDKFFHSNADLDLIGDAEESHSHVSFEAKVFDSVNFFASLDVPAFLITGNSKLANLVIKVVEESLQELPGRERLITIYTENIVVEIVRYILKNKMFVEQLATNSTYFKDPRLIDLFNYIKENIGGDLSNKVLSSVANVSEDYVGQYFKMLTGINPQDYIEYQRMERAVFLLRTTKKSIRDIGKEVGYKDTAYFCRRFKMMFGIPAGKMRRRESAMNI
- a CDS encoding phage holin family protein, whose protein sequence is MAYDDDASKTPRNDSLVGNLKGYLDTRIDLVRLEVQEKVKLAFVGTVHGAAMGLIGLMFLIFLSIFAGLALNEAFDSSFWGFGAVAGFYLVLLIIFLVGVDKKLFQGLADKLLNNTIYKSDKRQA